The DNA segment tccagcctgggcaacaagagcaaaaccgcatctcaataaataaataaataaatacataaataaatattaaaataaacaaaaacatctgCTTTATTATATACATCAAATCATCAGAAACTAACATTTAAGCTTCCTTTCCAAATAACAAAAGTCCTGATGCATTGTTAAGAAAAACTGCCCATCAGTGAGCTCTGCACACCACATTGTAAGCACGATGGCTTATCTCCTTTACATTGGGAGCTCGGTTTCCAGTTCCAAACTGTATAGCAGCTTTTAATCTATCACCACATGGCAGGAAGGCATTACTGCAATACTTTCATTCTAGTGAAATCACCCTGAGGTCACAAAATGTGTTCAGGGTAACATAGTGGCTTGTGGCACTGGGATAGAAACCTGCATTGTTAGGTCATTCATTTTAGGGGAGGGTTCCCATAGAAGAAAGTGGGTCTGGGCTGGGAATATCACCTCCTAGGAAATATGCAGTAAGACGGATTGTGTGtctaaaggttaaactctttttTCCAACAGGTATTCAATGGCATTAGAAGTAACTCACCCCAGCTAGAGAAACTGTGTAGTAGTGTGAATGTAAGCAGTGAGATTAAATCTTCAGGAAACACAATGAAAGTCATTTTTTTCACAGATGGATCCAGGCCGTATGGAGGCTTCACTGCTTCTTATATCTCCAGTGAAGATGCAGATAAAGTGGGATGTTGTAAATGTACTTCATTTTAATCAGGTGCATTGCAGATGCCCCCCAGCTACTGCCAATGGCAGCAGAGCCATCCATTTTCTCTTTAGTGATCAAAGTTCACTTGGAATCTTTGACATAAGACAAACACATATAAGCAGATCAAAAACTTACTGCAGACAGAAAAAAGCTTTCTGATTTCAGGAAGAAGCTGCTATGGTGAATTTAAAACTTGTAATGCCATTAGATGAGCTTCTAGCACAGTTTCAGTCATGTTACCATGAGGATTGGTGTGACCTGTTCCATATTCCTTGGTCCATTATTTGGTGCTGAAAGAGACCATCTACCTCCTAGAAGGTAACTTAGTCTCGGAGAGTAATTAATTTTGCTGGGGACAGAACAGGCTTTATTGTTTCTGGTCGTCTATTCACACACGTATTTCCAGTGAAAATAAATGGGAGGTTTGATGTGATatagaatatttcaaaattaagcaAGATATGGCCTCTAATTATAAATATCCTCCTATTTCCTGGATTGGTGCTATTATCTAAGggttttaaaatttagaagtgggagtgaatatttaaaaaaacccactaaGTTATTTCACTGGTACAGGAAGCATCTGTTCCTTTATTAAAAGGGGGCAAATTCATTGGTAGGCCAAGGTCCTATTATCTGtttgatttaaattaaattattagatCAAGTGGATAATTGCTAATCAAGCCATTAGGACCTGCCACCGTTATATTTGGGTATTCctctaaattaaatattaatgagcACAGGGCCTCAATATTTGGACAAATTGATACAGAGCCAAACCCCAGCCACCTGATCTACACCAACAAGAAGATAGAGAAGTtgttgatttttgcacatttttcctttttaaacttgCAGAAACTTCCATAATTTGCATGCCTTTTACCCATAATCCTGATTGCAtctagaaaaacaaatcaaagaagTAATGTTGATGTTTTAGTTACTGTTCCTGTATTGTTTATCTCTTCTGTTGTGGCCTGAATCTTACTACTAGTTTCTGTTGCCTTCTGTTTTCTTAGTGTGTGGTGGGTCTCTTCCAAATACTCCTGAAGGAAACTTTACTTCTCCTGGCTATGACGGGTCAGGAATTACTCGAGAAACCTAAACCGTGAATGGACTCTCAGCAATCCAAATCAGGAAAATTCATCTGTTTATATTCATTTTGAAGATTTTTACCTAGAAAGTCACCAAGACTGTCAATTTGATGTCCTTGAGTTTCGAGTGGGTGAGTTCTAAGAACACATTCTCCCATTTATCTAcaatattctttttatctttttgttgttgtggctgctgttgttgttttgagacaggagctCACTCTCTGCCCAGACTGGTTGTGGGCAGTCCAAACCTTGGGATAATTTGTTGTAGGAAGATTGAGGTAACCTCTTTTGCCCTCTTGGTGGTGGTGGGAAAGGCTTCAATCTGCCTGTTGAAAGTGGTCAACAGGGGTGAGGATATAGTCATGTTTCTTGAGAGGGGGCATATGAATGAAATCAATTTTCCAGGTTTGTAGTGGCCTCTGAACACTGGAAGGTGCCCTTTAGCTTGATTTCTGGGCTAAGTGGGTGGTCTGAGTGCTCCCTGGAAAGAAACTTGTTTGCAGATGGTACGGGCCTGCGTGAGTTGTTGAAAGGTGGTGGCCATGGCAGGAGACTGCAGGTGAGGTTATAAAAACTGAAGCAGAGGACGATAGCTGGTGTGAAAGAGGCTGTGAATGTGAGTGAGTATGGATTTTTTCTGGGACATGGGCAAAACGAGCTTATTGTCTAGAAAGAACCAGCCCTCCTTGTTTGTGGCCCCAGCCAAAGAAAGATTGAGGCTTTCTCCTTGTGAGTATGAGGGCTGTTGAGCTGGGAAACAGGTAGTATGGGCTGGGGCTTAAGGGCTGACTGTTTAGCTGCAGAACCAGCTAATGAGTTTCCTTCTGATAACAGGTTTGTTAAGAGCCTGGTAAGAAGTGCAAGATTGACAAAGGTAAGGTTAGTAGTGCAGGTAAGTGAAAGCTTGAATATAGGAAACCTCGGACCACTTGCCATTGCAGTGGATAAAATTTTCAAGATTTCGTTGAATTTGAAAGTCAAAGATTCCATTTTAAAGCCATTGACTACCATTGTCCAGTCGCTATTGGGGCCAGGCCAAGTTACAAAGGATATTGAACGTTTGGGCTTAATGTGAGGACTGCGACCTAGAGTCTGGAGGTTGCAAGGGAGAGAGTCAAGTGACGTGTCATGGGGAAACCTTCTTCAGGTGGATTTTGAGGCTTCACTGCAATACCAGCTTCCTgttgctgctgcaacaaattattattattattattattattttttcagatggagtctcactctgtcgctcaggctggagtgcagtggtgcgatctcagctcgttgcaagctccgccttgtgggttcatgccattctcgtgcctcagcctcccaagtagctgggactacaggaacccgccaccacacctggctaatgtttcatatttttagtagagatggggtttcatcgtgttagccaggatggtctcggtctcctgagcTAGTGATTCAcccgtcttggccttccaaagttttgggattacaggcgtgagccacacactTAGTGTCTTTAAACAACATatatgtattctctcacagttctggaggccagaattcTAAATTCCCTCCCACTGAGTCAAGGTGGGAGCAGGGCAAGTGCCTTCGGAGGCTCTgtgggagaatccatttcctggCTCTGGAGGCAGCCTGCACTCCTCGACTTTTGATGCCCTCCTTGAATGACTCCAATTTCTCGCTTCCATCACTACACTTCCCACCACTCTCCCATCACCTGCTCTGCTCTTACAAGGATCAGTGAGTACATCAACATGCCACCTAAAGAAGCCGGGATAATCTTCCCTGCCAAAGGTCCTTAActtcattacatctgcaaagcTTCTTTTACCATATAAGGTAATGTTCACAGGTTCCTGGATCAGGATATGGGCATATTGAGGGGCCACTTATAAGCCTAATACAGCTAGGCTGCAAAATACTACAAGTAGACTGCAAAACCATTACACCCTCTGGTGTTTTAATGATTGGGAGAAAAACAGTTGGGATTTTTTGCTTTGGGGTACTTAACTTTGAATTTTTAAGGTCTAGGGTCCCTCTTAAACTTGTTATTTGTAAGGTCTAGCCCTCATCAACCCTCTCTTCCAACCAGAGGCACCCACTGCAGTGTTTCCTTGAAAGTCTGGTGACATGTCTAAATCTAAGTTCTGATGAGAGGCACAGGGCCAACCAGCAGCCCCCACGGCAGCCCCCTTGGCCAGAGAGTGCCCACGTAGGCCAAACCAAGTGACTGAAACAAGCTCATGGCTGGGAAGGAACACAGAGAAGGATCTAGGGCCTGGTGAGGGCACCATGGAGGCCATGGGGTGAGCGAGGTCTGCTAGGACAGTGCAGGTCTGCGGAGCTGAAGTGAGGCTGTAGAGCCTGGCCTAGTGCCACAGGAGCCGGAGGAAGCAGCTGGGGGCTATCGTCCTGGTCCACAGAGATGCTGGAGACTGTGGCACTAGGAGTAGCCCTGAGGCTGTGGGGAGAGCATCTCTACCCCACAGCATCTGGGGGTGACGGCAATTTCCTCACCTGACAAGGGCAGCTTCCAAGTCCCAGATGCTGGGCTTTTTCTTTGTACTCAGAGACTAGTGGGGGCAGTGACAGGAAGCCAGGGAGCCTCTCTTGCAACCTCCTCCATGCTCTGTATCCAAAGACTGAGGGAGGTGGAGCTGGCTGGGAGGTCGGGCACTTCATCCACCTGCTCTTTGATACTGGTCATCTGGAGGTGGGTGCAGAGGTGGTCCAGCCATTCCTGTTGTTCACGTCACCATAGGTGCACCGGGTACTTCTTGAGCATTGGGATGATATGCTTCACCTCCAGTCACACAGCTTGCAGGCACTGGGAGTGGTCCTCCTGCAGGATGTTCAGCTTCGACTTAGCCAGGTATGGAGGCATATGGCCAGCTTGGTCCAGGGCATCCACCAGGCCCCTCGTCGCAGCAGTATGGTGATGACAGAGTTGTGGTTGGTACAGGCCAGAATCTGGTCATTACCATTGCAGGAGACAGTGTAGAGCTGTGCGGCCCTTGTCAGCTGCACAGGGATCCGTGCCATCTTCCAGCAGCTGCCGCACTTTTTCCACATCGTTGGCACTGGTAGCATTGGCATTGTCTCCCTCATTCTCTTCAGAGCTGCACCTCTTTGCTCATGGGCCCGAGCCACCAGTGAGTCCTGGCAGTGAGCCTCAGCCGCCAGCAGCAATCTTGCAGCACAGCTCCTGGTGCAGCTCTGCGTCATACTGCCACCAGTCGTGTAGTAGTGCAATGGGGACTTGGCCCAGGAGGCCTCCTGGCCCGGGAGGCCCATGCAGCTGCCCCAGTGCAGACCCGAAGTCAGCGAAGGAGAAGAGGCCCCAGGTACCTTgcagcttttgttgttgttgttgttgttttgttttttgaggcagggtctcgctcttttgcccaggctggagtgtagtggtgctaccTCTGCTctctgcaccctctgcctcctgtgctcaagccatcccctggcctcagtctcccaagtagctgagactacaggttcaCTCCATcaggcctggcaaatttttgtatttttggtagagatgggggtttcaccatgttgccctgagctcaaagcgatccgcccgcctcagcctcccaaaatgctaggattacacgcctgcaccaccatacctggccactcTAAAGTCTTATTTCCACACAGCTAAGACATGTTTTAGGAAGTCTGCTAAAATACCCCTGGAGACCTCCTTACTGTGGTCTCCCTTTTGTCGTGTTTAGTTTGATTGATCTTTTCTGCCCTCCTGCTTTTCAGAAATTTAAAGGCTAAAAAGAGGACCTAAACTTTAAAACTTCTCTTTTAGTCTCCCATTAAACTAATTGTAAGAACCACCAAAAAAGGGAAAAGttctttggaaaaattatttggaaagcaGTAAAATGATATGGACGTTAGGATGTAAAACATTGGATATAAGTCATTATATGTTAGTGGTGCTCTGACATAGGGACCTATTACTGAGAATCAACTTTTGCTCAATtttcagagaaatggaatggTTGCATCACTTATCTATGTAAACAATTGAAGAATTGtctgaaagaaaatatggtatgttTAAACTGGAAAAGTCCTGTAATACTTTGTTCATGAGCATTTACACAGTGGAGTTACTGTTCATTTTGGGGGTACTGTGGACAAGCCCAGGGCTGCCAGTGAATCGAGTCATCCTTACACGTCTCTCTTTGTAAGGTGCTTTGCAGTGTCTGTCTAAGTATTAGAAACATTCTTTGTTTCTAGATTACTGCAAAGCTAAGGAAAAGctatatttctttaattatcagctagcatttcttttaaacttttagcATGGATATTTGGggatttatttacctatttattgcAAAGCCCTGGATTATAGAGATTTAACTGAAGATTTTTTAAACTAATAGTTTCTCTGAATCTGCTTTGTTAAAATCAGTATGCACCAGGATGTCCCTGTTGTCTCTGTTTTTATCTTAATGCATCACTGAGTTGACGTTAAATTTCAAATTCTTCTTTGCCCTTAATACTATTCTATCCTGAAGCCACCTTTATATACTGATGAAAGAAGTAAGCAATCTGTTATTATCATCTGTTTGTATATATCAAATGCTCACCTCACAATAGCATCAAACAGTGAAAAACATCacgttttattgtttttatttggataACTATTTACTTTGCAATCAACTAGCAAGGTATAAAATTGTATGATATGCAGAACTTTAACTGGATTGCTTTAAGTGAACATTTAAATATGATAAGCCATATTAATGATATTTATGTTAATACACTTACAATGAACATGTTTTGTTCATCATGAGTAATACAACCTACCCCTCAATGAAAATCTAGAGTTAAATTTGCTCATGAATTCAATAACTTTTCCATAATATGTTTAGTTATTTGGTTAAGGTTCTCTTAATGattctttcactttttaatagtttatgccttttttgcctgtgttttttattggtttgtttaaaGTAAAATCTCATACCATGTGATACCTGGAAGCACTGTAACCTAGTGGCAAGATCATAGGCTCTAGGGACACACTGCCGGGCCGCGTCTCTTCTCCTGTCTGAACCTTGGTCTTTTGTGGTCATGAGAACTGAAGATCTATCCTGAAGATTGGATAAGATAGTAAAGTGCTTCACATTAATTCCTggcatataaatacataataaatgcttCCActttatcttggctcactgcaacctccgcctcccgggttcaagcagttctcctgcctcagcctcctgagtagctgggattacaggcactcaccaccatgcctggctaatttttgtattttttagtagagatggagtttcaccatgttggtcaggctggtcttgaacaactgacctcaggtgatccacccaccttggcctcccaaagtgctgggattacaggcatgagccactgcgcctggcctatattcTTAATTTAGTACTATTCTGAGTAAAAATAATTAGCTATTAGTTTTATAAATTTACCATGACTATTTTATAAACATCAGTGCTTTCCATAAAGTGAAACAGGTTATGTTGTGGTGCATTTGTCTTTACCTTGTGCTGGCCAATCCCTCATTATGCTGTTCCCCTGTTGTAATACTTACATTAAATGTTACCAGTTTGTATTTAAGTGATTTATGTctcctgattggactctgacaaagagaaaaatgatgctAGGAAGAGTACCAGGAGGTAGCCCCAcaaagatgggatttgggcataggtttggttaTTCAAGTAGCAGTGCTTAGCTTCTTGCCAATGGGAAATGGAATGCTGGTAATTTATAGGAAGTGACCTCACAATGAACCAAGCTCCTGTTTGTTGATTGTGATGAAATGCATgctgaggcacatgccttgggagctaagtggCAGCTATACTTCACCACTATGGCAGTAAAGATGACTTTAAAGACGGGCGGGGGATGGATCCTTTCAAACGTACTTGAGCTGGGATGCCCAGCTTGTGGaacgcacagcaggaggtgagcagtggccGGTGAGTGAAGCTTCATGTGTATTTACAGTCCCTCCCCATCGCTGGCATTACcatctgagctctgcctcctgtcagatcagaggcaacattagattctcataagaatgtgaaccctattgtgaactgcccaTGCCAAGGAAGTAGGTTGTGTTGCCCTTATGAGAATCTattgcctgatgatctgtcactgtctcccatcatcctCAGTTGAGACTGTATAGTGGCAGAAAAACAATCTTGGgcttcccactgattctacattatggtaagttgtataattatttcattatgtattagaaagtaataataatagaaataaagtgcacaataaatgtaatgcacttgaatcatacTGAATTTATCCTCTCCATCcatggtctgtggaaaaattatcttccatgaattcatcctcttcctttttttgctgcccaggctgatctccaactcccaGCCTCGAGCAATCCACCCTTCaaagcctccccaaatgctgggattacaggcacaagccacaacACTAGGTCAAAACCACgtttcttaaacaaaataaaaacttggcgggaagattgcttgagctcagaaggttgaggctgcagtgagtacttatcacactactgcactccagcgtaggtgacagagaaagatgttatctcaaaaaataaaataaaataatcccacTCTGCccacatcttaaaaaaatatattgtccGTATCTTCATGACTCTCATTCCTGGCCCTTAAAATTCTCCTCACACTGGACCTTTGTATTCATCCACTTGTTTGACCCCTTCTGGGACCTGACCTGTCCCAGGAAGAGTCCCCATTTTCCTCCAATGCACTTGTCTTCGAGTCTACCTGGCCAGACACCCAAGAGTTACCTTGAGGTGTTACTTTTCTCCCTTCCCACATCCAGCCTAGCAAGGCCTGCTGATTCTGCCCTGAATACAAATCCCAGACCATACCCCATCTTCCTTCACTGCCTTCCAGCGCTCAGTCAAAGCCATGCCACAGAGCAGCCAGGTCAGTTTCATTGGAAGTAGGAGGTGAAGCCTGTCATTCTCTGGTCTGTCATCTGTAGTGGCTTCCCACTGTACCTGGAATAACCTCACAGCCCCTGATCGGGCCTGTAGGGGCGCCGGTGAGCTGTGCCCTGCTGTTCCTCTGTCATCCCATCATCCCCTCTGTGGATTGCTTGCTCTGTGCCAGCCACCGTAGTGGTCTGTGTACCTTTCTTCCTCTCAAGTCACAGCCTCCTGCACTGTCATGCTGAGGGGTGGTGTTTGTGGAATGCTCTTTCTTTAGGGCTTTCTGTGCCTCTCCTTTCTATTTGTGTCACAGTTTAAACATGACCATATTGGAGAGGTCTCACTGAGGTCACACCTCAGCCTTGAGGCTCGCTGAACtcatcatccttttattttccacGAAGCAGTGCTGACTGACATTTTTCCTCTTACTGTAGCACAGTAAAAAACATCCAAGGTGAAGGATTAGAGCTTTAAAAAGTTTGGTagtgtccaggcacagtggctcactcctgtaatcctagcactttgggaggccaaggcagatggattgcttgagctcaggagtttgaggccagcctgactaacatggtgaaacctgtctctactaaatacgaaaagttagccaggcgatGTGGCccgtacctgtaattccagctacttgggaggctgagataggagaattgcttgaattgcATTAagctgagtttgcaccactgcactccagcctgggtgacagagcaagactcagtctaaaaaaaaaaaaacgcgaGAAAAGAGAACTTTGGTAGTATTTAAGGAAAGCATACAGAATGAGTAGAAGTTTGCCAGGTGAAGAGTCAGGAGGATGATATTTAGCAGAAGGAAAATTTAACCAGATTGTGTGTTTGGCAGAaggaacatctgaaggaacaccTGACGAGGCTGCACCCTTGGCAGAAAGAACACCTGACATGGCTGAAAGCTTGGTGGAAAAACCACCTGATGAGGCTGCACCCTTGGTGGAGGGAACAGCTGACAAAATTCAATGTTTGGGGAAAGCAACATCTGGAAAGTTTGAACAGTCAGCAGAAGAAACACCTAAGAAAATTATGAGGACTGCAAAAGAAACATCTGAGAAATTTGCATGGCCAGCAAAAGAAAGACCTAGGAAGATCACatgggaggaaaaagaaacatctgTAAAGACTGAATGCGTGGCAGGAGTAACACCTAATAAAACTGAAGTTTTGGAAAAAGGAACATCTAAGATGCTCACATGTCCTACAAAAGAAACATCTACAAAAGCAAGTACAAATGGTAAGATGCTTGAGTGAACTTTGTAAGGTTTATTGGCATTTCAGGTTTCTTAGTGAAAAAAGTGTGATATGGGAGTAGCTGGGAATGACTTGAATATCTAAATAAGGCAAGCTTAGGCAACACTTTTTCATAGTATAGAAATAAGTAGATATTATTCCGTAGGCCCTGGAAAAATTCTCACAGTACTTCTGGCTGTAAATACTAAGTGAACTAACTAACAATGGCTAAAACCATAGGAACCAAAGTTGTTTTGGTGATACAGAGATATTATAGGATcccacatttttttgtttgtttttcatttgagacggagtctcacagtgttgtctgggctggagtgcaatggcaagagcaatctcggctcactgcaacctctgcctcctggtgattctcctgccttagcctcccaagtagctaggattacaggtgcccgccaccactccggataattttttgtatttttagtagagatggggtttcactatattggccagactcgaactcctgacctcatgatatgcctgccttggcctccaaaactgctgagaattcagccatgagccaccgtgcccagccaggactcCACTTTTGGTTGGCTAATTAGCAACAGCTCCAATCATCATGCTCTCTCAAGACAATATTTAAAGGCTGGAAGGGCTGCTTTTGTTCACGTTTCTTTTAAATAGGGAGAAAACTTGGAAGCTTGCAGTAATCTTCCTGTGACATTTTATTGGCTGGATTATACCACATGCTCATTTCTAAACCAGTCACTAGGAAAGCAAATGTAATTACTGTGATTAGCTTAGAATAATgatttctctttttgagatgggatgGGGTAGTGGAATAATGAATATCTAAATAAGCTTGTGTTTCTGCAGCAGGAAAGAATAATGTCTTTGCATAGGAAGCCAGCAATGTTTTCTGCAGGGATTCATTGGAAAAGTTTGAGCAAGGGAGTCACAAGATTAGATTTGAGTATCAGGGCATACTGGTCATGGTATAAGGCAGAGATTGGCAAACTTATCTTGTAAAGTGCCAGATAGGAAATATGTTAGGctgccggacatggtggctcacgcctgttatcccagcactttgggaggccaaggcacgtggatcatgaggtcaggagttcaagaacagcctggccaacatggtgaaaccctgtctctactaaaaatacaaaaattagccaggtgtggtggcatgcacctgaaatcccagctactcaggaggctgaggcaggaggattgcttgaacccaggaggcggaggctgcagtgggctgagattgcaccacgcactacagactgggtgacagagcaacactccatctcaaaaaaaaaaaaaaaaaagaaaaagaaaaagaaatatattaggCCATGTGGTCTCTATAACAGCTATTGAACTCTGCATTGTAGGGTGAAAGCAGTCATAGATAATGTGTGAGCAAATAGGCATGATTGTACTCCAATAAAACTTTGTATAAAAAACCATTTGGTAAGCTGAATTTGGTCTGTGGCCTATAGTTTGCTGGCCCTTCATATAAAAGATAGATGGAGGGTAATTacataaaaagatttaaagacaAAGTAAGCTTGTGTAGTAATTCATGCTATAGtctcccttttgtttttttgtcaccAATCTGTGGCCTAGTATCAATCTATTATGAAAGTTTGACCCATCCAGGATAAAATGAATCAAGTTCAGAAGCTCAGTttacacatttaaatatgtaagtctttctttgccattattttattttgatttgttttactgaaatttttttaacttaaaaaataacagtaGTAACTGTTAGGGTTTCTTTTTCCCTGTGAAAGCCATCAGTTAAGGGGCCATGTCTAACTaggcaatataaatataaaatagtttgTATTTCCAGTGGCACTGGAAAGATAAAGCAAAGGCAGAAAAGAGGTACAGTTAATATGGTTTAGTGATTATTGAGTTTAAAAAGCTAGGGGACAGATACAATCTCAGGTCATTCATAAGTTTCCAGATTGTGCATGAGCATTTACAATGCTCATGGGGAAGGAGTAGGAAATTGTCAGGTTAACAGAGAAGAGCAAACAGTCATGGGACAGACCAGCAGTTTTCTTTACATGATGAGTTTAATGAAACATTCATGTGGGATATTTTCAGTAGGTAATTGGATTATAGGCATTTCTAGCTGGAGATAGAACTCTGGTTGGAGATGTAGgcttagaataattttattataattattgggCAAAGCCATAGATCTCAATGAGCTCATCCGTGATGCAGAAGATGTAGAATAAGAAGAAAGCCATTGACAAAACCCTGGGAATATCAACATTTCACAGAGTCAAAGGACTTGGTAAAGGAGACTGAGCAGTGGCTAAAGAAAAGTAGGAGAGGAGTCAGAGAAAGTGAtgttgcaaattttttttaaatgtgagaatTTCAAGCAGTAAGATTACTGAAAAGTGAATTGGATTTAACTTACAAGTTCTTCATTGGTAATCTgttcaaaagaattattttagagTTGCTAGGTATACTGTTGATGTGGTTGATATTTCTGTTGTCCAAGAAGAAATCTCCCAAGATCCTACCTAACTTTTTGTAACTAAAGCAGCATACATACACAGGGTCTGGGAAATTATCTAGACTGGTGAGTACACCTGCCAACATTATTCCAGAATTGTCAAAACCTAAGGGTCATGTGTGAGGAAAAGTGTTGtcttttttatctgtttcttGTGGATAGTGGAgatctgtgttgtgtgtgtctctcacacgaacacacacacccacatacacaaaTAAGTATAGTAATTCACCCTTATCCATGGGGAGTATTTTCTAAGACACCCAGTGAATGTCTGAAATTGTGGATAGTATGAAACcctatatatacatgttttttctatttatgcatatttatgataaagtctaatttataaattaggcacagtaagaaattaacaataacttatgataaaacaataacaatatattgtaatcAAAGTTAGgtgaatgtggtctctcaaaGTGTCTTGTATTGT comes from the Pan troglodytes isolate AG18354 chromosome 8, NHGRI_mPanTro3-v2.0_pri, whole genome shotgun sequence genome and includes:
- the LOC450427 gene encoding ankyrin repeat domain-containing protein 30B-like isoform X3, which codes for MAESLVEKPPDEAAPLVEGTADKIQCLGKATSGKFEQSAEETPKKIMRTAKETSEKFAWPAKERPRKITWEEKETSVKTECVAGVTPNKTEVLEKGTSKMLTCPTKETSTKASTNVDVSSVESIFRRKQQRQQLNNKKMMLALLNERHKI
- the LOC450427 gene encoding ankyrin repeat domain-containing protein 30B-like isoform X1, with the protein product MAESLVEKPPDEAAPLVEGTADKIQCLGKATSGKFEQSAEETPKKIMRTAKETSEKFAWPAKERPRKITWEEKETSVKTECVAGVTPNKTEVLEKGTSKMLTCPTKETSTKASTNDKMPTSESGQKEDTKSPSVSEVSDNDVFQGHSYGCGRDRKGLTT
- the LOC450427 gene encoding ankyrin repeat domain-containing protein 30B-like isoform X2; the protein is MAESLVEKPPDEAAPLVEGTADKIQCLGKATSGKFEQSAEETPKKIMRTAKETSEKFAWPAKERPRKITWEEKETSVKTECVAGVTPNKTEVLEKGTSKMLTCPTKETSTKASTNDKMPTSESGQKEDTKSPSVSEVTAMDVEEIGKASPLKIEAAAA
- the LOC450427 gene encoding ankyrin repeat domain-containing protein 30B-like isoform X4, whose amino-acid sequence is MAESLVEKPPDEAAPLVEGTADKIQCLGKATSGKFEQSAEETPKKIMRTAKETSEKFAWPAKERPRKITWEEKETSVKTECVAGVTPNKTEVLEKGTSKMLTCPTKETSTKASTNVDVSSVESIFRFSFSTFQIFQGTLCSVLE
- the LOC450427 gene encoding ankyrin repeat domain-containing protein 30B-like isoform X5; the protein is MAESLVEKPPDEAAPLVEGTADKIQCLGKATSGKFEQSAEETPKKIMRTAKETSEKFAWPAKERPRKITWEEKETSVKTECVAGVTPNKTEVLEKGTSKMLTCPTKETSTKASTNVDVSSVESIFR